One region of Armigeres subalbatus isolate Guangzhou_Male chromosome 3, GZ_Asu_2, whole genome shotgun sequence genomic DNA includes:
- the LOC134221518 gene encoding histidine-rich glycoprotein-like, with amino-acid sequence MQHNEDDHYDNCMDHDRDDEHEHDDDANDIIMQHNEDDHYDNCMDHDHDDDANVHNHIIGQHKQDDSHVHNKDIIMQHNEDDHYDNCVDHDRDDEQEHDDDANVQNQDIIGQHRLDDSNVHN; translated from the exons ATGCAGCACAACGAGGACGATCATTATGACAACTGTATGGACCACGACCGTGACGACGAACATGAGCATGACGACGACGCAAAT GACATCATTATGCAGCACAACGAGGACGATCATTATGACAACTGTATGGACCACGACCATGACGACGACGCCAATGTTCACAACCACATCATTGGGCAACACAAACAGGACGACTCACATGTTCACAATAAGGACATCATTATGCAGCACAACGAGGACGATCATTATGACAACTGTGTGGACCACGACCGTGACGACGAACAAGAGCATGACGACGACGCAAATGTTCAGAACCAGGACATCATTGGGCAACACAGACTGGACGACTCAAATGTTCACAATTAG